The DNA segment CTTGGAAGTCATCGGTGTCGGTTACAAGGTGTCCGTGCAAGGCCAAAAGATTATTCTCAATGTCGGATTTTCACATCCGGTTGAGTTTGATCTCCCAGCAGGTATCGATGCAAAAGTGGAAGGCGCCAAGCTGACCATCGAAGGTATCGATAAGCAACTTGTCGGTGAAGTTGCGGCACAGATCCGCCGCGTACGTCCGCCGGAACCCTATAAGGGCAAGGGCATCAAGTACGTTGACGAAATCATCCGCCGCAAAGCCGGTAAGTCCGGCTCGAAGTAGGGGTAATAGCCATGAGTAAAAGCAAAAATGCACAGCGGCTTCTTCGGAAGCCCCGCATTAGAAAGAAGATCTCCGGTACCGAAGTGCGACCGCGCTTGGTCGTCTTCCGCTCCAACCAGCATCTCTATGCTCAGTTGGTGGATGACGTGAACGGCGTGACCTTGGCCGCTTCCAGCACTCAGGTGCTTGGCAAGGAAGGCGAGGCCCTTAAGGCCAACAAGGATTCCGCTGCTCTGGTAGGCAAGGATATTGCCACCAAGGCTCTGGAAAAGAAGATTGAATCTGTCGTCTTCGACCGGAATGGATATATCTATCACGGCAAGGTCAAAGCTCTTGCCGACGGCGCCCGCGAAGGCGGGCTGAAATTCTAGGTAGCTAGGAAAGTACAATGGAACAAAATGAAAGTGGACTGATAGAAAAAATCGTCTACCTCAATCGCGTCGCCAAGGTTGTGAAAGGTGGCCGCCGTTTCAGCTTCAGCTGCCTGGTGGTCGTCGGTGACGGTGAAGGTGGTG comes from the Pseudodesulfovibrio piezophilus C1TLV30 genome and includes:
- the rplR gene encoding 50S ribosomal protein L18; its protein translation is MSKSKNAQRLLRKPRIRKKISGTEVRPRLVVFRSNQHLYAQLVDDVNGVTLAASSTQVLGKEGEALKANKDSAALVGKDIATKALEKKIESVVFDRNGYIYHGKVKALADGAREGGLKF
- the rplF gene encoding 50S ribosomal protein L6, which codes for MSRIGKNPIDIPSGVEVSVGASEIQVKGPKGTLQTPVHETVEYKVEDGKVFVSRINDSRSARGQHGLRRSLLANCVEGVSKGFSKALEVIGVGYKVSVQGQKIILNVGFSHPVEFDLPAGIDAKVEGAKLTIEGIDKQLVGEVAAQIRRVRPPEPYKGKGIKYVDEIIRRKAGKSGSK